The DNA sequence GTGACAATATAGATTTTAATGGCTGGTTATCAGGTATGGATATGGATCAATTAATCAATTTATCAATCAACGATGTTGTTAATTATATTGTAGATGCCAATAATTCAGATAAATAACAGAAAAACTCACATCTTAGAACTCAATCCGGAAGCTTCCGAAACAATTGTAATGGTTCATGGTATGTTTACCAATTTATCCATATTTTATTTTAATATAGCTCCGGAACTTGCTAAAAAATATCACGTGGTTATGTATGATTTACGTAGCCACGGCCTTAGCGGCAAAATTGATAATGGGTATGATTTAGAAACTCTTTCTAATGATTTGATGGATCTTTTAAATCATTTAAATTTATCAAAAGTTGATCTTGTAGGCTATAGTTTTGGTGGTTTAATAGCTTTATATACTGCAATTCACCATCAGGATAAAATAAAAAAACTTGCTATTATCGATTCTCCTATTACAGATAAAAATGGAGATACAGAGCAAATTCTTGAAAAATATGGTAATGAGTATATCGAACACTATATGAAAAATTATAGTATTTCAACAAATATTACTCCTAATAACAAACAGCTTGAAAAAAGTAAAAAATTATTTGATTTTCTACTTCATGAAACTTCGATGCCTCAAGATTTAAT is a window from the Apibacter sp. B3706 genome containing:
- a CDS encoding alpha/beta fold hydrolase — translated: MPIIQINNRKTHILELNPEASETIVMVHGMFTNLSIFYFNIAPELAKKYHVVMYDLRSHGLSGKIDNGYDLETLSNDLMDLLNHLNLSKVDLVGYSFGGLIALYTAIHHQDKIKKLAIIDSPITDKNGDTEQILEKYGNEYIEHYMKNYSISTNITPNNKQLEKSKKLFDFLLHETSMPQDLIKDKNFSTEKNMSLIKNKTLLLYGNESDCLPDGKLLNTYIPDSTLFSGTGDHNIPIQNPEWINEKLSEFFT